A genomic window from Salvia splendens isolate huo1 chromosome 11, SspV2, whole genome shotgun sequence includes:
- the LOC121755044 gene encoding protein root UVB sensitive 6-like, with the protein MKLKNPSNSPSQTLTSSDTRLLVRETLRISANLASAPHDRPLLQDSSFGGLVDDQFLNSSLRLICCEEIDGRRWQYFADDNTGHRNVSTKRLKKNSIRAVCLQTPLSPADELLTFIRSYVVPEGFPDSVMPSYVPYMTWRAIKHIFGGAMGVFTTQTLLSSLGVSRNRSAPGAVAINWILKDGAGRVGKMLFARQGKKFDYDLKQLRYAGDLLMELGAGVELATAAVPHLFLPLACAANVAKNVAAVTSTSTRTPIYKAFAKGENIGDVTAKGECVGNIADLLGTGLGIMISKRNPSLYAAFGLLSCGYILGSYKEVKSVVLHTLNRARFTVAAESFLKTGRVPSLQEGNLMENIFIPPWKQHRPIVLGPRFKDAFQDPVSYIALEPIFEKERYIVTYNPSKGNIYALFKDQAKSDDILKAAFHAHVLLHIVQSSKQSHQSMRKQDDDLSPASPSLGDLQSHIAESYKLVSALYGPFKTKVKEQGWVMSESLLNPGRARLCELAS; encoded by the exons ATGAAGCTGAAGAACCCCTCCAATTCCCCCTCGCAAACCCTGACCTCCTCCGATACGCGCCTGCTCGTGCGCGAGACGCTCCGCATCAGCGCCAACCTTGCCTCGGCGCCTCACGACCGCCCGCTGCTCCAGGATTCCAGCTTCGGTGGCCTAGTCGACGATCAGTTTCTCAATTCCAGCTTGAGGTTGATCTGCTGCGAGGAGATTGATGGCAGACGCTGGCAATACTTCGCAGATGACAACACCGGCCATAGGAATGTTTCTACCAAACGATTGAAGAAGAATTCCATTCGTGCTGTCTGCTTGCAGACTCCGTTATCCCCTGCTGAT GAGTTGTTAACATTCATAAGATCTTACGTTGTTCCTGAAGGTTTTCCAGACAGTGTCATGCCTTCCTATGTGCCTTACATGACTTGGAGAGCGATAAAG caCATCTTTGGTGGTGCCATGGGTGTTTTCACCACACAAACCCTCCTAAGTTCACTTGGAGTCTCCAGAAATAGATCTGCACCAGGTGCTGTAGCTATCAATTGGATTCTCAAG GATGGTGCTGGGCGCGTCGGGAAGATGCTCTTTGCTCGACAAGGGAAGAAGTTTGACTATGACTTAAAGCAG CTTAGGTATGCTGGTGATCTCCTTATGGAGTTGGGAGCTGGAGTGGAGTTGGCAACTGCAGCTGTCCCCCACTTGTTTCTTCCATTAGCATGTGCTGCCAATGTGGCTAAG AATGTCGCTGCTGTGACATCAACTTCGACCCGAACGCCAATATACAAAGCCTTTGCCAAAGGAGAAAATATAGGAGATGTCACTGCGAAGGGAGAATGTGTTGGAAATATAGCAGATCTG CTTGGAACTGGACTTGGAATAATGATTTCTAAAAGAAACCCTTCCTTGTACGCTGCATTTGGTTTGCTCTCCTGTGGATATATCCTGGGCTCTTATAAAGAG GTGAAATCTGTAGTGTTGCATACACTAAATCGTGCACGATTCACTGTGGCAGCAGAATCATTTCTTAAGACGG GGCGCGTTCCAAGTTTGCAAGAGGGAAATTTGATGGAGAATATTTTCATTCCCCCATGGAAACAACATAGACCTATTGTTCTTG GACCTAGGTTTAAAGATGCATTCCAAGACCCTGTTTCATATATTGCATTGGAACCCATTTTTGAG AAAGAGCGTTATATAGTGACTTATAATCCTTCAAAGGGCAATATATATGCCTTGTTCAAGGATCAAGCAAAGTCTGATGATATTCTGAAAGCAGCTTTTCAT GCTCATGTGCTGCTTCACATAGTTCAATCCTCTAAGCAGAGCCATCAATCCATGAGAAAACAAGATGATGATCTTTCACCTGCATCCCCTTCACTTGGTGATCTACAATCTCATATTGCAGAATCATACAAGCTGGTGTCAGCTCTATATGGGCCTTTTAAGACCAAAGTCAAAGAACAG gGTTGGGTCATGTCTGAATCACTACTAAATCCCGGCAGAGCACGGCTATGTGAATTGGCAAGTTAA
- the LOC121753779 gene encoding zinc-finger homeodomain protein 4-like — MEVPSEEGEEMPLPLNSTYGGHGQMIHHHHHLPPHNHIIIPSSAGGAAPPLSDDHLPFKKPIRYRECLKNHAASMGGNATDGCGEFMPSGDDGSLEALTCSACGCHRNFHRKESDGDSCDSCYPRIGRKLFLADHHKGYIGYHHHHAAAARPHQMIMSYNMVSESDEQEGMMMGRAPQMVKKRFRTKFSQEQKEKMLSFAEKVGWKIQKQEEGVVQQFCQEVGVKRRVLKVWMHNNKHTLAKKALQSDNQDQSLGTD; from the exons ATGGAAGTTCCAAGTGAAGAAGGGGAAGAGATGCCTCTCCCACTCAACAGCACATATGGTGGCCATGGCCAGATGATCCACCACCATCACCACCTCCCACCCCACAACCACATTATCATCCCTTCCTCCGCAGGTGGCGCCGCTCCCCCCCTCTCCGACGACCACCTCCCCTTCAAGAAGCCCATCAG ataccgcgagtgtctgaagaaCCACGCGGCGTCCATGGGCGGCAACGCCACGGACGGATGCGGCGAGTTCATGCCGAGCGGTGACGACGGCTCGCTGGAGGCCCTCACCTGCTCCGCCTGCGGCTGCCACCGCAACTTCCACCGCAAGGAATCCGACGGCGACTCCTGCGACTCGTGCTACCCGAGAATCGGGCGGAAGCTCTTCTTGGCGGACCACCACAAGGGCTACATCGGGTACCACCACCACCACGCCGCCGCAGCCAGGCCGCACCAGATGATCATGTCGTACAACATGGTGTCGGAGTCGGACGAGCAGGAGGGGATGATGATGGGGAGGGCGCCGCAGATGGTGAAGAAGAGGTTCCGGACGAAATTCAGCCAGGAGCAGAAGGAGAAGATGCTGAGTTTCGCGGAGAAAGTGGGGTGGAAGATACAGAAGCAGGAAGAAGGAGTGGTGCAGCAGTTTTGCCAAGAGGTTGGTGTGAAGAGGAGGGTTTTGAAGGTGTGGATGCACAACAACAAGCACACTCTTGCAAAGAAGGCTCTGCAATCTGACAATCAAGATCAAAGTTTAGGGACTGATTAA